The Liquorilactobacillus nagelii DSM 13675 DNA window AAAATGCCGTTAACAGAATCTTCGAGAACTAAAGCCGCCTTTTTAGCTGGTGCCCCAGCTTGCTGCCATGCCTTTTCAAAGATATCCGGTGCTGGTTTAGCATTAACAACATCGTCACCTGAAGTAATCTGATCAAATACACCGTGCATGTTTGAGTGATCCAAGAAAAAATCAATTGCTTCGCGATCATTACTTGAAGCTAAAACTTGCTTAATCTGGTGCTGCCTTAAAAATTGACTTAATTCGGCAAAGCCTTTTTTTAGAGGCAAACCATGAGCAACTACTTCTTCTTTAACATATTGATGACTCAAGTCAATGAATTTTTCAATCAGTGAACGACTGCCATAATCACGACT harbors:
- a CDS encoding HAD family hydrolase, which produces MDLKLMIFDMDGLVFDSEKVYFQSNSRAAKQLGMDFSLAYYRQYIGAGNGLMLRRMSRDYGSRSLIEKFIDLSHQYVKEEVVAHGLPLKKGFAELSQFLRQHQIKQVLASSNDREAIDFFLDHSNMHGVFDQITSGDDVVNAKPAPDIFEKAWQQAGAPAKKAALVLEDSVNGILAANQAEIPGIMIPDLIEPTPQIAAKATAVLPNLAAVRDFIQK